A DNA window from Brassica napus cultivar Da-Ae chromosome C1, Da-Ae, whole genome shotgun sequence contains the following coding sequences:
- the LOC111197852 gene encoding serine/threonine-protein kinase tricornered-like isoform X1 has translation MEGGADGTVRVGGLNSKPGRGVELESDSTVSSPVTRQKAAAAKQFIENHYKNYLQGLHERMERRREFQRKVQEAQLPVEEQDEMMRNLARRETEYMRLQRRKIGIDDFELLTVIGKGAFGEVRLCRLRSTGEVYAMKKLKKTDMLSRGQVEHVRSERNLLAEVDSRYIVKLFYSFQDSECLYLIMEYLPGGDIMTLLMREDILAEDVARFYIAESILAIHSIHHHNYVHRDIKPDNLILDKSGHLKLSDFGLCKPLDEKYSSLLLEDEEMLSQEAESQSGKSDSDKAPWQMPKEQLLQWKRNRRALAYSTVGTLDYMAPEVLLKKGYGMECDWWSLGAILYEMLVGYPPFCSDDPRITCRKIINWRVCLKFPEEPKISDEARDLICRLLCDVESRLGTRGAEEIKTHPWFNGTQWDKLYEMEAAYRPTVDGELDTQNFEKFPEVEGSASEAPQVGPWRKMLTSKDNNFIGFTFKKSDITRSMENTGTDMKPNGSGDAPSLISLLGRINMEEAETVVFLSFGRGGGGDGSFVNHIHGLYDGS, from the exons ATGGAAGGAGGTGCCGATGGAACCGTCCGCGTCGGTGGTCTGAACTCCAAGCCTGGTCGCGGAGTCGAATTGGAGTCCGATTCCACGGTTTCCTCCCCGGTGACGCGTCAGAAAGCAGCCGCCGCGAAGCAATTCATCGAGAACCATTACAAGAATTACCTGCAAGGCTTGCACGAGCGTATGGAGAG ACGCAGAGAGTTTCAGAGGAAAGTGCAGGAAGCTCAGCTACCTGTTGAGGAACAAGACGAGATGATGCGGAATCTGGCTCGTCGCGAGACTGAGTACATGAGGCTTCAGAGACGTAAGATTGGGATTGATGACTTCGAGCTCTTGACTGTCATTGGCAAAGGTGCCTTTGGTGAG GTTAGATTATGCCGTTTGAGATCTACAGGCGAGGTTTATGCCAtgaagaaattgaaaaaaacaGATATGCTTAGCCGTGGACAG GTTGAGCATGTAAGGTCTGAGAGGAACTTACTTGCGGAGGTTGACAGCCGTTACATTGTGAAGCTTTTCTACTCTTTTCAAGATTCTGAATGTTTGTATCTTATCATGGAGTATTTACCTGGAGGTGACATTATGACTTTACTCATGAGAGAAGACATTCTCGCCGAAGATGTTGCCCGCTTTTATATTGCTGAGAGCATCCTTGCTATCCATTCAATCCATCATCACAACTATGTTCACAG GGACATTAAACCTGATAATTTGATACTGGACAAGAGTGGGCATTTAAAGCTTTCAGATTTTGGTCTATGTAAGCCACTAGATGAGAAGTATTCTTCACTGCTATTAGAAGACGAAGAAATGCTTTCTCAGGAAGCAGAGAGCCAGTCAGGAAAATCAGACTCTGACAAAGCACCCTGGCAAATGCCTAAAGAGCAGTTGCTGCAATGGAAGCGCAATCGCCGTGCATTG GCTTATTCAACCGTTGGAACTCTTGATTACATGGCTCCAGAAGTACTACTAAAGAAAGGATATGGAATGGAATGTGACTGGTGGTCGCTCGGAGCAATTCTGTATGAGATGTTAGTGGGTTACCCCCCATTCTGTTCTGATGACCCCCGTATAACATGCCGCAAG ATAATTAATTGGAGGGTATGTTTGAAATTCCCTGAAGAACCGAAAATATCAGATGAAGCTAGGGACTTGATTTGTCGCTTGCTATGTGATGTTGAGTCAAGGTTGGGAACCAGAGGTGCTGAGGAGATAAAG ACTCATCCGTGGTTCAATGGCACCCAATGGGACAAACTGTATGAAATGGAGGCAGCTTACAGACCAACTGTTGATGGAGAACTAGACACACAAAATTTTGAGAAGTTCCCTGAA GTTGAAGGATCGGCATCTGAAGCACCACAAGTTGGTCCTTGGAGAAAG ATGTTGACGTCCAAGGACAATAACTTCATAGGATTTACGTTTAAGAAGTCAGACATCACTAGATCAATGGAAAATACAG GTACGGACATGAAACCAAATGGATCAGGGGACGCCCCGTCATTGATATCATTGTTAG GTCGGATCAATATGGAAGAAGCTGAAACTG TTGTTTTCTTATCATTTGGCAGAGGCGGTGGAGGCGATGGTAGTTTTGTAAACCACATACATGGCTTATATGATGGTTCATAA
- the LOC111197852 gene encoding serine/threonine-protein kinase tricornered-like isoform X2 — translation MEGGADGTVRVGGLNSKPGRGVELESDSTVSSPVTRQKAAAAKQFIENHYKNYLQGLHERMERRREFQRKVQEAQLPVEEQDEMMRNLARRETEYMRLQRRKIGIDDFELLTVIGKGAFGEVRLCRLRSTGEVYAMKKLKKTDMLSRGQVEHVRSERNLLAEVDSRYIVKLFYSFQDSECLYLIMEYLPGGDIMTLLMREDILAEDVARFYIAESILAIHSIHHHNYVHRDIKPDNLILDKSGHLKLSDFGLCKPLDEKYSSLLLEDEEMLSQEAESQSGKSDSDKAPWQMPKEQLLQWKRNRRALAYSTVGTLDYMAPEVLLKKGYGMECDWWSLGAILYEMLVGYPPFCSDDPRITCRKIINWRVCLKFPEEPKISDEARDLICRLLCDVESRLGTRGAEEIKTHPWFNGTQWDKLYEMEAAYRPTVDGELDTQNFEKFPEVEGSASEAPQVGPWRKMLTSKDNNFIGFTFKKSDITRSMENTGTDMKPNGSGDAPSLISLLGRINMEEAETEAVEAMVVL, via the exons ATGGAAGGAGGTGCCGATGGAACCGTCCGCGTCGGTGGTCTGAACTCCAAGCCTGGTCGCGGAGTCGAATTGGAGTCCGATTCCACGGTTTCCTCCCCGGTGACGCGTCAGAAAGCAGCCGCCGCGAAGCAATTCATCGAGAACCATTACAAGAATTACCTGCAAGGCTTGCACGAGCGTATGGAGAG ACGCAGAGAGTTTCAGAGGAAAGTGCAGGAAGCTCAGCTACCTGTTGAGGAACAAGACGAGATGATGCGGAATCTGGCTCGTCGCGAGACTGAGTACATGAGGCTTCAGAGACGTAAGATTGGGATTGATGACTTCGAGCTCTTGACTGTCATTGGCAAAGGTGCCTTTGGTGAG GTTAGATTATGCCGTTTGAGATCTACAGGCGAGGTTTATGCCAtgaagaaattgaaaaaaacaGATATGCTTAGCCGTGGACAG GTTGAGCATGTAAGGTCTGAGAGGAACTTACTTGCGGAGGTTGACAGCCGTTACATTGTGAAGCTTTTCTACTCTTTTCAAGATTCTGAATGTTTGTATCTTATCATGGAGTATTTACCTGGAGGTGACATTATGACTTTACTCATGAGAGAAGACATTCTCGCCGAAGATGTTGCCCGCTTTTATATTGCTGAGAGCATCCTTGCTATCCATTCAATCCATCATCACAACTATGTTCACAG GGACATTAAACCTGATAATTTGATACTGGACAAGAGTGGGCATTTAAAGCTTTCAGATTTTGGTCTATGTAAGCCACTAGATGAGAAGTATTCTTCACTGCTATTAGAAGACGAAGAAATGCTTTCTCAGGAAGCAGAGAGCCAGTCAGGAAAATCAGACTCTGACAAAGCACCCTGGCAAATGCCTAAAGAGCAGTTGCTGCAATGGAAGCGCAATCGCCGTGCATTG GCTTATTCAACCGTTGGAACTCTTGATTACATGGCTCCAGAAGTACTACTAAAGAAAGGATATGGAATGGAATGTGACTGGTGGTCGCTCGGAGCAATTCTGTATGAGATGTTAGTGGGTTACCCCCCATTCTGTTCTGATGACCCCCGTATAACATGCCGCAAG ATAATTAATTGGAGGGTATGTTTGAAATTCCCTGAAGAACCGAAAATATCAGATGAAGCTAGGGACTTGATTTGTCGCTTGCTATGTGATGTTGAGTCAAGGTTGGGAACCAGAGGTGCTGAGGAGATAAAG ACTCATCCGTGGTTCAATGGCACCCAATGGGACAAACTGTATGAAATGGAGGCAGCTTACAGACCAACTGTTGATGGAGAACTAGACACACAAAATTTTGAGAAGTTCCCTGAA GTTGAAGGATCGGCATCTGAAGCACCACAAGTTGGTCCTTGGAGAAAG ATGTTGACGTCCAAGGACAATAACTTCATAGGATTTACGTTTAAGAAGTCAGACATCACTAGATCAATGGAAAATACAG GTACGGACATGAAACCAAATGGATCAGGGGACGCCCCGTCATTGATATCATTGTTAG GTCGGATCAATATGGAAGAAGCTGAAACTG AGGCGGTGGAGGCGATGGTAGTTTTGTAA
- the LOC111197852 gene encoding serine/threonine-protein kinase tricornered-like isoform X3, with protein sequence MEGGADGTVRVGGLNSKPGRGVELESDSTVSSPVTRQKAAAAKQFIENHYKNYLQGLHERMERRREFQRKVQEAQLPVEEQDEMMRNLARRETEYMRLQRRKIGIDDFELLTVIGKGAFGEVRLCRLRSTGEVYAMKKLKKTDMLSRGQVEHVRSERNLLAEVDSRYIVKLFYSFQDSECLYLIMEYLPGGDIMTLLMREDILAEDVARFYIAESILAIHSIHHHNYVHRDIKPDNLILDKSGHLKLSDFGLCKPLDEKYSSLLLEDEEMLSQEAESQSGKSDSDKAPWQMPKEQLLQWKRNRRALAYSTVGTLDYMAPEVLLKKGYGMECDWWSLGAILYEMLVGYPPFCSDDPRITCRKIINWRVCLKFPEEPKISDEARDLICRLLCDVESRLGTRGAEEIKTHPWFNGTQWDKLYEMEAAYRPTVDGELDTQNFEKFPEVEGSASEAPQVGPWRKMLTSKDNNFIGFTFKKSDITRSMENTGTDMKPNGSGDAPSLISLLGRINMEEAETGELNQKT encoded by the exons ATGGAAGGAGGTGCCGATGGAACCGTCCGCGTCGGTGGTCTGAACTCCAAGCCTGGTCGCGGAGTCGAATTGGAGTCCGATTCCACGGTTTCCTCCCCGGTGACGCGTCAGAAAGCAGCCGCCGCGAAGCAATTCATCGAGAACCATTACAAGAATTACCTGCAAGGCTTGCACGAGCGTATGGAGAG ACGCAGAGAGTTTCAGAGGAAAGTGCAGGAAGCTCAGCTACCTGTTGAGGAACAAGACGAGATGATGCGGAATCTGGCTCGTCGCGAGACTGAGTACATGAGGCTTCAGAGACGTAAGATTGGGATTGATGACTTCGAGCTCTTGACTGTCATTGGCAAAGGTGCCTTTGGTGAG GTTAGATTATGCCGTTTGAGATCTACAGGCGAGGTTTATGCCAtgaagaaattgaaaaaaacaGATATGCTTAGCCGTGGACAG GTTGAGCATGTAAGGTCTGAGAGGAACTTACTTGCGGAGGTTGACAGCCGTTACATTGTGAAGCTTTTCTACTCTTTTCAAGATTCTGAATGTTTGTATCTTATCATGGAGTATTTACCTGGAGGTGACATTATGACTTTACTCATGAGAGAAGACATTCTCGCCGAAGATGTTGCCCGCTTTTATATTGCTGAGAGCATCCTTGCTATCCATTCAATCCATCATCACAACTATGTTCACAG GGACATTAAACCTGATAATTTGATACTGGACAAGAGTGGGCATTTAAAGCTTTCAGATTTTGGTCTATGTAAGCCACTAGATGAGAAGTATTCTTCACTGCTATTAGAAGACGAAGAAATGCTTTCTCAGGAAGCAGAGAGCCAGTCAGGAAAATCAGACTCTGACAAAGCACCCTGGCAAATGCCTAAAGAGCAGTTGCTGCAATGGAAGCGCAATCGCCGTGCATTG GCTTATTCAACCGTTGGAACTCTTGATTACATGGCTCCAGAAGTACTACTAAAGAAAGGATATGGAATGGAATGTGACTGGTGGTCGCTCGGAGCAATTCTGTATGAGATGTTAGTGGGTTACCCCCCATTCTGTTCTGATGACCCCCGTATAACATGCCGCAAG ATAATTAATTGGAGGGTATGTTTGAAATTCCCTGAAGAACCGAAAATATCAGATGAAGCTAGGGACTTGATTTGTCGCTTGCTATGTGATGTTGAGTCAAGGTTGGGAACCAGAGGTGCTGAGGAGATAAAG ACTCATCCGTGGTTCAATGGCACCCAATGGGACAAACTGTATGAAATGGAGGCAGCTTACAGACCAACTGTTGATGGAGAACTAGACACACAAAATTTTGAGAAGTTCCCTGAA GTTGAAGGATCGGCATCTGAAGCACCACAAGTTGGTCCTTGGAGAAAG ATGTTGACGTCCAAGGACAATAACTTCATAGGATTTACGTTTAAGAAGTCAGACATCACTAGATCAATGGAAAATACAG GTACGGACATGAAACCAAATGGATCAGGGGACGCCCCGTCATTGATATCATTGTTAG GTCGGATCAATATGGAAGAAGCTGAAACTGGTGAGTTAAACCAAAAGACatag